One Narcine bancroftii isolate sNarBan1 chromosome 3, sNarBan1.hap1, whole genome shotgun sequence DNA window includes the following coding sequences:
- the ark2n gene encoding protein ARK2N isoform X4 has translation MKMEAAEKADFSSHDGLEETEASSKGIDTKSCDTCKEETAVKLTKENSEHPLKTSVLFVEPCLLMDLGQDSSESQLPSADSDKQALGRTYDSDSSNQCMISPSSSGHLADSDTLSSVEENEAPQANVVVEEDPTGGSGPAIGRKSRRSRSESETSTMAPKKNRSSNDKQNGRVSKVRTQKQKERIRLLRQKREAAARKKYTLLQDSSTSDSDLTCDSSTSSSEDEVSGNGKRTISAEIPGCQPPKKRLRSMKAQAVSQEMREMLHAMDLDDVERECNRQEIQRAHEERMKTEAQEAVISSHEVDRRIRTEEIAEFGQMFKDFQQEMQKRSSIMRDMMTPI, from the exons ATGAAGATGGAAGCAGCAGAGAAGGCAGATTTCTCTTCCCATGATGGTCTGGAGGAAACTGAGGCTTCATCGAAAGGTATTGATACAAAATCATGTGATACCTGCAAGGAAGAGACAGCAGTCAAATTAACAAAAGAGAACAGTGAACATCCATTGAAAACAAGCGTATTGTTTGTTGAACCTTGCCTGTTAATGGACCTTGGGCAAGACTCTAGTGAATCTCAGCTTCCATCTGCAGACAGTGATAAGCAGGCACTTGGCCGTACCTATGATAGCGACTCTTCTAATCAGTGCATGATTTCCCCTTCTTCCAGTGGTCATTTGGCAGACTCTGACACACTTTCTTCTGTGGAGGAGAATGAAGCACCCCAGGCAAATGTAGTTGTGGAAGAGGATCCTACAGGAGGATCTGGTCCTGCAATTGGCAGGAAATCACGGCGATCCAGATCTGAGAGTGAAACTTCAACCATGGCTCCCAAAAAGAACCGTTCTTCAAATGACAAGCAAAATGGTCGTGTGTCAAAGGTTAGAACCCAGAAACAAAAGGAACGGATACGTTTGCTACGTCAGAAACGTGAAGCAGCAGCTCGGAAGAAGTATACGTTGCTACAGGATAGCAGTACAAGTGATAGCGATTTGACATGTGATTCCAGCACAAGTTCATCAGAGGATGAAGTTTCTGGAAATGGAAAGAGGACAATTAGTGCAGAGATTccag GCTGTCAGCCCCCAAAGAAGAGACTGAGATCTATGAAGGCACAGGCAGTGTCCCAGGAAATGCGGGAGATGCTGCATGCAATGGACCTTGACGATGTCGAGAGGGAGTGTAATCGCCAGGAGATCCAGAGGGCTCACGAGGAGCGAATGAAAACAGAGGCACAGGAGGCAGTGATATCCTCACATGAGGTGGACAGACGTATTCGCACAGAAGAGATAGCAGAGTTTGGACAAATGTTCAAAGATTTCCAGCAAGAAATGCAAAAGCGGAGCTCAATCATGAGGGACATGATGACTCCAATTTAA